Proteins co-encoded in one Crateriforma spongiae genomic window:
- a CDS encoding glycosyltransferase family 4 protein: MSKASERLLVIAPIPGPKTGQSLLSDFMANFFSANFQTITISIAGPGTSLQMNSWKQRFLKGCRHFGAACKVFSTKRRHKTIVYLALDGGFGLVYAVFQTAVASILRIPIVYHHHSYSYLTKRSCMISLLCRISKRESLHLVHCHKMADKFTGLYGTGLKTFVLPASVMLASQTSGIAWPPLETTVNPAGRHRRYCRVGHMSNLMFDKGLDLVLETFEELRLRGAETSMLLAGPCFGKDEFLRVSEFCDQYSDSTEYLGPVYGKDKETFFRNIDVFLFPSTYVNESWGIVLSEAKTYGVPIVAIDQGCVAAAVGNVGGLVLKRDLCFAQLAADQIEAWMEDGWEKTQADVLEESVIESRDNQERLRALLIELREMLDVR; the protein is encoded by the coding sequence TTGAGCAAGGCTTCCGAAAGACTTCTGGTAATCGCCCCCATACCCGGCCCTAAGACTGGTCAGAGCCTGCTCTCTGATTTTATGGCGAACTTCTTCAGTGCGAACTTCCAAACTATCACAATTTCCATAGCCGGGCCGGGAACTTCGCTTCAGATGAATTCGTGGAAGCAACGATTTCTGAAAGGTTGCCGGCATTTTGGGGCCGCCTGCAAAGTTTTTTCAACCAAAAGGAGGCACAAGACAATTGTATACCTTGCTCTTGACGGTGGTTTTGGTTTGGTATACGCCGTTTTCCAAACGGCAGTTGCGAGCATATTACGCATCCCAATTGTCTATCATCATCACAGCTACAGTTATCTCACTAAACGTAGCTGCATGATATCGCTGCTTTGCCGTATTTCAAAACGCGAGAGTTTACATCTAGTTCATTGCCATAAAATGGCTGACAAGTTTACAGGCCTGTATGGGACCGGCCTCAAAACCTTTGTTCTTCCAGCAAGCGTGATGCTCGCATCGCAGACGAGCGGCATCGCGTGGCCCCCGCTAGAGACGACAGTTAACCCTGCAGGACGTCACCGCCGTTACTGTCGAGTCGGGCATATGAGCAATCTGATGTTCGACAAAGGCCTCGACTTAGTACTGGAAACTTTTGAGGAGCTCAGACTACGCGGCGCTGAAACGTCGATGTTGCTTGCGGGCCCATGCTTTGGCAAAGACGAATTTCTCCGTGTATCAGAGTTCTGCGACCAGTATTCAGATTCGACTGAATACCTTGGCCCTGTGTATGGCAAGGACAAAGAAACTTTCTTTCGAAACATTGACGTTTTTCTATTCCCCTCGACCTACGTAAATGAATCTTGGGGGATCGTGCTAAGTGAAGCCAAAACTTACGGTGTCCCCATTGTGGCGATTGACCAGGGATGCGTAGCCGCTGCAGTGGGCAACGTAGGTGGTCTAGTGTTGAAACGCGATTTGTGTTTCGCTCAGCTTGCGGCAGACCAGATTGAAGCATGGATGGAAGACGGGTGGGAAAAGACCCAAGCTGATGTGCTGGAAGAATCAGTAATAGAATCGCGTGACAATCAGGAAAGGCTCAGGGCTTTACTAATAGAACTGCGGGAAATGCTGGATGTCCGTTGA
- a CDS encoding transposase, which produces MTKKRKRRRHEQIVKLLQEGQPMLATGKSEAEVFQRLEITESTWQRWNKQFGGMKSDEAKRLRELEVENQRLKEMLAEAELDKRILKTALEGNY; this is translated from the coding sequence ATGACCAAGAAGCGAAAACGAAGAAGACATGAGCAGATTGTGAAGCTACTTCAAGAAGGCCAGCCCATGCTGGCGACAGGCAAATCTGAAGCCGAGGTTTTTCAGCGGCTTGAGATCACCGAGTCGACATGGCAGCGGTGGAACAAGCAGTTTGGTGGCATGAAGTCTGATGAAGCCAAGCGTCTTCGGGAGCTCGAGGTCGAGAATCAGCGACTTAAGGAGATGCTCGCCGAAGCCGAGCTGGATAAGCGAATCTTGAAGACGGCCTTGGAGGGAAACTACTGA
- a CDS encoding IS3 family transposase, which translates to MSQRRACRTLDQSLSPQRYQPSTKEDEPSLIKRILELVSEFPRFGYRRITRLLRSEGWKVNAKRVYRLWRQEGLKVPKKTAKMRRLGSAEGGIVRRKAERKDHAWSVDFIFDRTTNGRSLKMLVVLDEFTRECVAVEVSRKITGDHLVEVLVDLIAIRGVPKYVRSDNGPEFISRRVRDFLESINVGKSYIDSGSPWQNGFVESFNSRFRDECLNREEFATVQEARAVIEHWRQT; encoded by the coding sequence GTGTCGCAGCGTCGGGCTTGTCGAACATTGGATCAATCCTTGAGCCCCCAACGATACCAACCATCAACGAAGGAGGATGAGCCGTCATTGATCAAGCGGATCCTGGAACTTGTCTCGGAGTTCCCCCGCTTTGGTTACCGACGAATCACGCGTCTGCTGCGAAGTGAAGGTTGGAAGGTCAATGCGAAACGTGTTTATCGCCTCTGGCGTCAGGAGGGGCTAAAGGTCCCAAAAAAGACAGCAAAAATGCGTCGGCTTGGTTCTGCTGAGGGTGGAATCGTTCGTCGCAAAGCCGAGCGAAAGGATCACGCGTGGTCAGTCGACTTCATTTTTGACCGTACAACGAATGGTCGCTCACTGAAGATGCTCGTTGTGCTTGATGAGTTCACCCGTGAGTGTGTCGCAGTGGAGGTCAGTCGAAAAATCACAGGGGACCATCTTGTCGAAGTGTTGGTCGATCTCATTGCGATTCGCGGCGTTCCGAAATACGTCCGAAGCGACAATGGGCCGGAGTTCATCTCACGGCGTGTCCGAGACTTTTTGGAATCGATAAATGTCGGCAAGTCCTACATCGACTCTGGCAGCCCTTGGCAAAACGGCTTTGTTGAGAGCTTCAACAGCCGTTTCCGAGATGAATGCCTGAACCGTGAAGAGTTTGCGACCGTGCAGGAAGCCCGTGCGGTCATTGAGCACTGGAGGCAGACCTAA
- a CDS encoding glycosyltransferase, translating to MKLVFVIHPPTLPSTSMPRFAKMIGEGMLERGHDVEYWTSSRLFSRLPVGHGGVRKWLGYVDQYLIYPPKLANRVSKESSETLFVVADQALGMWVPRIAHRTHVVHCHDFLALRSALGEIPENPTSWTGKRYQALIRDGFSAARNFISVSYQTQTDLHRFLPKAPQLSEVVHNGLNGNFRVLAKSEAEESLTQHLEPDDKDGFLLHVGGNLWYKNREGVIELYRAWCERATTPIPLWMVGGKPNEDLRRSATDMPNGGLVRFVHGLTDEQVIAAYNLASVFLFPSLEEGFGWPIAEAMACGTPVITTNTAPMTEVGGNAAIYLPRFTGNLSAWASHAASVLDHTVTSSCEDRQLRIQQGFSQSNKFSTDKALDAYEAIYQKIGGAPL from the coding sequence ATGAAACTAGTTTTTGTTATTCACCCGCCGACACTCCCTTCGACCAGCATGCCTCGCTTTGCGAAAATGATTGGCGAAGGGATGCTTGAGCGTGGTCACGATGTTGAGTATTGGACTTCATCGAGGTTGTTCTCGAGGCTGCCAGTTGGTCATGGCGGTGTTCGTAAGTGGCTAGGATATGTGGATCAGTACTTGATCTATCCGCCCAAGCTTGCGAATCGAGTTTCCAAAGAGTCTAGCGAGACGCTATTTGTCGTTGCCGATCAAGCGTTAGGAATGTGGGTTCCGCGAATCGCTCATCGTACGCATGTGGTCCATTGCCACGACTTTCTTGCCTTGCGATCAGCGCTTGGTGAAATTCCAGAGAATCCAACAAGCTGGACTGGCAAGAGGTATCAAGCCCTCATTCGCGATGGTTTTTCCGCGGCTAGAAACTTTATTAGCGTTTCCTACCAAACTCAAACAGACCTACACCGTTTCTTGCCGAAGGCACCGCAGTTGTCAGAAGTCGTTCACAATGGACTGAACGGTAACTTTCGGGTTCTTGCAAAAAGCGAGGCCGAAGAATCGTTAACGCAACATCTCGAACCGGACGACAAAGATGGCTTCCTGCTGCATGTTGGCGGCAATCTCTGGTACAAGAATCGCGAAGGAGTCATTGAGCTCTACCGTGCTTGGTGCGAACGTGCCACCACCCCAATTCCATTGTGGATGGTCGGCGGAAAGCCGAATGAAGATCTTCGGCGATCTGCGACTGATATGCCGAATGGAGGATTGGTGCGTTTTGTCCATGGCCTTACAGACGAACAAGTAATCGCTGCCTACAACTTGGCCAGCGTCTTTCTTTTCCCAAGTCTCGAAGAGGGTTTTGGCTGGCCGATCGCCGAAGCGATGGCGTGTGGTACGCCTGTTATTACGACCAATACGGCGCCGATGACCGAAGTGGGCGGGAATGCGGCGATATATCTACCACGGTTCACTGGCAACCTATCTGCCTGGGCCTCTCACGCAGCATCAGTATTAGATCATACGGTAACCTCGTCTTGCGAAGATCGGCAGTTGAGGATTCAGCAAGGCTTTTCTCAGTCGAATAAGTTCTCTACTGACAAGGCACTTGATGCATACGAGGCAATTTATCAGAAGATCGGAGGGGCACCGCTTTAG
- a CDS encoding glycosyltransferase family 4 protein — protein MTQLLIFETHPIQYRAPVYQALFDLVGDRFEVIYASDFSVRGGYDSEFGKSVSWDVPLLDGYSNRVLSNDEPGGIQKYSGLSGKGVSETIQNARPGAILLHSFGYEYCVKAFAAARLRRIPVWIRMETQDESNNRSRLKALGRAAVYRGIYSQINRFFVIGNANRKHYLASGVPESKLRVARYCTPNPTADKSSSEKQVARDQSREKLQISHGKHVIGFSGKLIPKKNPDIILDAWSRLPAQLKEKTELLFVGSGELESELRQRAIESGIPAHFAGFINQSKLADYYLAMDLLVLPSRKMGETWGLVVNEALDCGCSVVTSDAVGCSQDFAGLERFRVFPVGDAGALSRSIIELAAFDRDFDWAAEQMASYSVAEAAKSIACEIETLDR, from the coding sequence ATGACGCAGCTCTTGATTTTTGAAACTCATCCGATTCAATATCGGGCACCTGTCTACCAGGCGCTTTTCGATTTAGTTGGTGACCGATTTGAAGTGATTTACGCGAGCGATTTTTCGGTTCGCGGTGGGTATGATAGCGAATTTGGAAAAAGCGTTTCGTGGGATGTTCCCCTGCTTGACGGATACTCCAATCGCGTGCTCAGCAACGACGAGCCTGGCGGCATTCAGAAGTATTCAGGGCTATCCGGCAAAGGGGTTTCCGAGACAATCCAAAATGCTCGACCTGGAGCGATTTTGCTGCATTCGTTTGGGTACGAGTACTGCGTGAAAGCGTTTGCAGCTGCAAGGCTTCGTCGCATTCCCGTCTGGATCCGCATGGAAACACAAGATGAATCGAATAACCGAAGCCGACTGAAAGCACTGGGGCGTGCTGCGGTTTATCGCGGAATCTATTCTCAGATCAACCGTTTTTTCGTGATAGGAAATGCAAATCGCAAGCATTACCTTGCAAGCGGCGTCCCCGAATCAAAGTTGCGTGTCGCACGCTACTGTACACCCAATCCAACAGCGGATAAGTCATCTAGCGAAAAACAAGTTGCTCGCGACCAGTCCAGGGAAAAACTGCAGATCTCTCATGGGAAACATGTTATTGGATTTTCTGGAAAACTGATCCCGAAGAAGAATCCCGATATCATCCTCGATGCATGGTCTCGGTTACCGGCGCAGCTGAAAGAGAAAACGGAACTACTGTTTGTGGGATCAGGCGAGCTTGAAAGTGAACTTAGACAGCGCGCTATCGAAAGTGGGATTCCTGCCCACTTTGCTGGATTTATTAACCAGTCGAAACTAGCTGACTACTATTTGGCCATGGATTTATTGGTACTTCCGTCGCGAAAAATGGGTGAGACGTGGGGGCTGGTCGTCAACGAAGCGCTTGATTGTGGATGCAGCGTCGTCACATCCGATGCAGTCGGTTGCAGTCAGGACTTCGCTGGCCTTGAGCGTTTTCGCGTTTTCCCCGTCGGGGACGCAGGAGCGCTCTCGCGCTCGATCATAGAACTTGCGGCATTTGATCGCGATTTCGATTGGGCAGCGGAACAAATGGCTTCGTATAGTGTTGCAGAGGCTGCAAAATCGATAGCGTGCGAGATCGAGACGCTTGATAGATAG
- a CDS encoding CgeB family protein, producing the protein MKVVYVGNSSPSSTSYHRACALERLGHDVVIVDMDKIALHGIGSAITSRVHYRTGYRFVQKRVQRWLKSFSEQQPDLVWVNSGELLGRECVKVLRQWGCPVVLYNNDDPTGGRDGRRFDSLLAAIPDYDLCVVCRDENVSEYGALGAKKILRVYMSYDEVQHAPPPADGSVAFQSDVAFIGTWMRNEGRDRFLCSLMDSGFSVAIWGNSWSKSPVFHRLSCAFRGSALYGSDYVSAIRGAKVCLGMLSKGNRDFHTRRSVEIPFAGGLLCAERTSEHTEMFREGEEAMFWSDAEECKRVCKTLLCDDAKREKIRDAGMRRVRELKVGNEDICSQILNAVF; encoded by the coding sequence ATGAAAGTTGTTTACGTAGGTAATTCATCTCCCTCTTCAACATCTTATCATCGTGCATGTGCGCTCGAACGACTTGGTCACGATGTGGTGATAGTTGACATGGACAAAATCGCTCTGCATGGAATAGGTTCGGCGATTACGTCGCGAGTTCACTATCGTACTGGTTACCGGTTTGTCCAAAAAAGGGTTCAACGGTGGTTAAAGAGCTTTTCGGAGCAGCAGCCTGATCTTGTTTGGGTCAACTCTGGAGAGCTTCTCGGGCGTGAATGTGTGAAGGTTTTAAGGCAATGGGGCTGCCCCGTTGTGCTGTATAACAATGACGATCCCACAGGCGGACGCGATGGACGGCGGTTTGATTCACTTCTTGCAGCGATTCCCGATTACGACCTTTGCGTTGTGTGTCGGGATGAGAATGTTTCGGAGTATGGTGCGCTTGGTGCAAAGAAGATTTTGCGGGTCTATATGAGCTACGACGAAGTTCAACATGCACCGCCTCCCGCCGACGGTTCGGTTGCATTTCAATCGGACGTTGCATTTATTGGAACTTGGATGCGAAACGAGGGGAGAGATCGTTTTCTGTGCAGTCTTATGGACAGCGGCTTTTCTGTTGCAATATGGGGGAATTCTTGGAGCAAGTCACCTGTTTTTCATCGTCTTTCGTGCGCTTTCCGAGGAAGTGCTTTGTATGGCAGTGATTATGTATCAGCCATACGCGGAGCTAAAGTCTGCCTCGGAATGCTGTCTAAAGGAAACCGGGACTTCCATACGCGTCGTTCCGTTGAAATTCCCTTTGCTGGCGGCCTTTTGTGTGCCGAACGAACCAGCGAACATACAGAGATGTTCCGTGAAGGGGAGGAAGCCATGTTTTGGAGTGATGCCGAGGAATGTAAAAGAGTATGCAAAACGCTGCTTTGCGACGACGCCAAGCGAGAGAAGATACGCGATGCTGGAATGCGTCGGGTGAGAGAGTTAAAAGTCGGAAACGAAGATATTTGTTCGCAAATTTTGAACGCGGTATTTTAG
- a CDS encoding glycosyltransferase family 4 protein gives MKVTQICIGRFHHFHLARQFEKHGLLREIWTGYPRLKLKDEGGIPKAKVRTFPWFQTTYMARGHVGLDRWQSINANWAWWSHVTLDHHVSKHIKEPGVLFALSGSGLKSGRKMKSIGGKFICDRGSSHIGYQNTILHEEYARWGLNFAGVDARVIEKEQQEYCEADLITVPSRFVQNSFIQMGVPAEKIRKVPYGARLDRFTKAGSPPSDRFRVLWVGSVSVRKAFLDALDAFRAFKHPKKEFVVIGAVEPQMKHLLRKKSTADVTFLGTVPNIELPRYYSTSHVFLLSSIEEGLAMVQGESLACGCPIVATDHTGASDLFHDGKEGFIVPIRRPDLIAGKLQQLADSPELRRSMSNAAIERVARLGGWDKYGDEMADVVGEFSSANPQSTASDTTSC, from the coding sequence ATGAAGGTTACCCAGATCTGCATTGGACGTTTTCATCACTTTCATCTGGCGAGACAATTTGAAAAGCACGGACTTCTGAGAGAAATTTGGACCGGCTATCCACGCCTAAAGCTTAAGGATGAAGGCGGAATTCCAAAAGCAAAAGTCCGAACATTTCCCTGGTTTCAAACGACCTACATGGCCCGAGGGCACGTAGGTCTCGACCGCTGGCAATCGATTAATGCCAATTGGGCTTGGTGGAGCCATGTTACTCTCGACCATCATGTGTCCAAGCATATCAAAGAACCGGGAGTGCTATTTGCTCTTTCAGGATCTGGCTTGAAATCGGGCCGAAAAATGAAGTCGATTGGTGGTAAGTTCATCTGTGACAGAGGATCTTCACACATCGGCTATCAGAATACCATTCTCCACGAAGAATACGCTCGATGGGGCCTGAATTTCGCTGGAGTTGACGCCAGGGTGATAGAGAAGGAGCAGCAGGAGTACTGCGAGGCAGACCTGATCACCGTTCCTTCCAGATTTGTTCAAAATTCATTTATTCAAATGGGAGTTCCAGCAGAGAAGATCAGGAAGGTCCCTTATGGTGCACGTTTGGATAGATTCACAAAGGCAGGGTCGCCGCCCTCTGATCGCTTCCGCGTTTTATGGGTCGGTTCCGTTTCAGTGCGCAAGGCATTCCTCGATGCGCTCGATGCTTTTCGGGCATTCAAGCATCCCAAAAAAGAGTTTGTGGTAATCGGTGCGGTTGAGCCACAAATGAAGCATTTGCTAAGAAAAAAATCGACTGCCGATGTGACATTCTTGGGGACAGTTCCCAACATTGAGCTCCCACGCTACTACAGTACATCTCACGTTTTCTTGCTATCAAGCATCGAGGAAGGGCTAGCAATGGTTCAAGGAGAGTCGCTTGCCTGCGGTTGCCCCATTGTCGCAACGGATCACACCGGTGCGAGTGATTTGTTTCATGATGGTAAGGAAGGCTTTATAGTGCCAATTCGCCGCCCCGATCTGATCGCAGGAAAGCTGCAGCAGCTAGCAGATAGCCCAGAGCTCCGCAGGTCGATGTCGAACGCGGCGATCGAGCGAGTTGCTAGGCTGGGTGGCTGGGATAAGTACGGTGATGAAATGGCGGATGTTGTCGGCGAGTTCAGCTCTGCCAATCCGCAATCAACCGCCAGTGACACAACGTCCTGCTGA
- a CDS encoding glycosyltransferase family 2 protein, giving the protein MISKHMDSKPQITIVTPVWNGMPYIRECVESVLAQDFSDWEMIISDNGSTDGTRQYLSTLSDKRIQVFLQDSNLGIFGNLNFVFSKATCPFSQVLCADDYFTDSESLSRVVKYWVRQPDSVQISRANLGSSTGSSGTEYFLKVAPAYITPEISDLMFLLFGCIPGNLSNVSLRTTIVKELGGFREDLPYAGDFEFWSRAGRQCGIAMVRENLTEIRRHPGVASNYLNRRGELYKQIFEILDSLYDHLLAEDPTFATKIRLAACIIYDAPFRWASLRNDPLIRHGVLSELERAHDGSKIRVSKSLRWLVFFLSLGGRIGRVTVAKSILKQCGH; this is encoded by the coding sequence GTGATTTCAAAGCATATGGATAGCAAGCCGCAAATAACAATTGTGACGCCTGTCTGGAACGGGATGCCGTATATTCGCGAATGTGTAGAATCAGTCCTTGCGCAGGACTTCTCCGATTGGGAAATGATAATCAGCGACAATGGCTCGACGGATGGGACAAGACAGTATCTCTCTACACTCAGTGACAAACGGATACAAGTTTTCCTGCAGGATAGCAATCTCGGAATTTTTGGAAACCTGAATTTCGTGTTCAGCAAAGCAACGTGCCCATTCAGTCAAGTATTGTGTGCAGACGATTACTTCACCGATAGTGAGTCGCTGTCAAGAGTGGTGAAATATTGGGTGCGCCAACCAGATTCGGTACAGATATCGCGAGCCAATTTGGGGTCATCCACTGGAAGTTCCGGAACAGAGTATTTTCTAAAAGTCGCTCCCGCCTATATTACTCCGGAGATCAGTGACCTCATGTTTTTATTGTTTGGCTGCATCCCTGGTAATTTGTCAAACGTATCGTTGAGGACCACCATCGTGAAAGAACTCGGGGGATTTCGAGAAGATTTACCGTATGCAGGCGATTTTGAGTTCTGGAGTCGTGCTGGTCGCCAATGTGGCATTGCGATGGTGCGCGAGAATTTAACGGAAATTCGCCGCCATCCAGGTGTAGCTTCCAATTACCTAAACCGTCGTGGCGAACTATACAAACAGATTTTTGAAATACTTGACAGCCTTTACGATCACCTCCTTGCAGAGGATCCAACGTTTGCCACAAAAATCAGACTCGCTGCATGCATTATATATGATGCACCGTTTCGTTGGGCAAGTTTGCGGAACGATCCCTTGATAAGGCACGGTGTTTTGTCGGAACTTGAAAGGGCGCATGATGGTTCGAAGATCCGCGTGTCGAAATCATTAAGGTGGTTGGTTTTCTTTCTTTCACTCGGAGGTAGAATCGGTCGTGTCACGGTCGCCAAATCTATACTCAAGCAGTGCGGTCATTAA
- a CDS encoding lipopolysaccharide biosynthesis protein: MKGTIATWIRLGVGIVAQVVATPVYLTFWSAEDYGLWIAVIAAVALLQIPGQCFQDYVGFELLQTVGPKPRRFATQLHSGVRIGMLYTLLELLLATLVAAGIYSSGNSLGVETDDRATASLAFLALALGSGLIRTWAGIWIRGAYATGNFARATSWGVVDALFRVLTPLIVLPLGANVVTVALTTAVVGFLLMLITIADLRRRTIDQMKARWRASWKLGFSMFWNSQVLTFKSGIEMMRQQGIRLMIAPVVGPAELTAFATTRTVANVAQQGLGTITSPMMPELMRFVSLRDQPRTDAAFATVWIFVVGLIAPGIVLMQATVEPFFEIWTRGKVAFDPTLFALLSIPVLVYALVQPATAVIQGNNLTKAQALISSLSGVIAILGTFVMLPMTGTIGVGYALMLAGIADAILNQHAAKRWLTKNQMRWPSSQWACVLASAIIAILSLALMVYLPEDKLLVSLVALTLMSINLGIFVNRLPRLLVECLTPRLSTSTLGRRILALFW, encoded by the coding sequence TTGAAAGGCACGATTGCGACTTGGATTCGTTTGGGAGTCGGAATCGTCGCACAGGTGGTCGCAACGCCCGTTTATCTTACTTTTTGGAGCGCGGAAGACTACGGATTATGGATCGCGGTCATCGCCGCCGTTGCTCTACTTCAAATTCCAGGCCAGTGTTTTCAAGACTACGTTGGATTTGAACTATTGCAAACGGTTGGCCCCAAACCACGAAGGTTTGCAACGCAACTGCATTCAGGCGTTCGTATTGGAATGCTCTACACCTTGCTGGAGCTTTTGCTAGCGACACTGGTTGCTGCGGGCATCTATTCTTCGGGAAATTCGCTTGGTGTTGAGACAGACGACCGGGCTACAGCTTCCCTTGCTTTTCTTGCGCTAGCACTTGGAAGTGGCCTTATTCGAACTTGGGCCGGAATCTGGATCCGCGGAGCCTATGCGACGGGGAATTTTGCTCGAGCGACGTCATGGGGAGTTGTAGATGCACTTTTCAGGGTGCTCACTCCACTCATAGTGCTGCCCCTGGGAGCGAACGTAGTCACTGTTGCGTTGACGACGGCAGTCGTTGGCTTTTTGCTAATGCTGATCACTATCGCCGATTTACGTCGCAGAACAATTGACCAAATGAAGGCGAGATGGAGAGCTAGCTGGAAACTCGGCTTTTCAATGTTCTGGAACTCACAGGTGCTGACTTTCAAATCCGGCATCGAGATGATGCGCCAGCAGGGCATACGATTGATGATTGCCCCCGTAGTCGGGCCAGCGGAACTAACTGCGTTTGCAACGACTCGAACAGTAGCCAATGTTGCACAACAAGGATTGGGTACAATCACTAGTCCAATGATGCCAGAGCTAATGCGATTCGTAAGTTTAAGGGACCAACCGCGAACGGATGCAGCATTCGCGACTGTCTGGATCTTTGTCGTTGGTTTGATAGCCCCCGGGATTGTGCTAATGCAAGCAACGGTGGAGCCATTCTTCGAAATTTGGACTCGCGGAAAAGTTGCCTTTGACCCAACGCTTTTCGCACTGCTGTCAATCCCCGTCCTTGTCTACGCGTTAGTTCAGCCAGCAACAGCTGTGATACAGGGGAACAATCTTACAAAAGCACAAGCCCTAATTTCCTCGCTTTCAGGCGTCATTGCAATTCTTGGAACGTTTGTAATGCTTCCAATGACCGGGACGATTGGAGTCGGCTATGCCCTCATGCTTGCGGGTATCGCTGATGCAATCCTCAACCAACATGCCGCCAAGAGGTGGCTGACAAAAAATCAAATGCGCTGGCCAAGTTCACAATGGGCGTGTGTCCTCGCATCTGCAATCATTGCAATTCTCTCGCTCGCACTTATGGTTTACTTGCCCGAGGATAAACTGCTTGTCTCTCTAGTTGCATTGACGCTCATGAGCATCAACCTCGGAATTTTCGTGAATCGACTACCCAGGCTCTTGGTTGAGTGTCTGACACCGCGTCTTTCGACGTCAACTTTGGGGCGTCGGATTCTTGCATTATTCTGGTGA
- a CDS encoding NAD-dependent epimerase/dehydratase family protein translates to MKLFVTGATGFIGSHLVNQAHAAGHEVIGLRRLPTSKPRITLAKQPTWIDSALDEVPESAFSGCDAVVHLAAHTANVPYDTLENCIRWNVLAPLTLFRTAISAGIDRFVVAGSCFEYGRSGERYEFIPPDAPLEPTHSYPASKAAASIAFSQLAIEENLRLSIHRIFQVFGEGEAESRLWPSLKRAAESGNDFPMTSGNQVRDFVSVTEVAKKIVDSVVRDDIAPGEPAIENVGSGNPCRLRDFAEEWWSRFGANGKLQFGALPSRPNEVTRYVPELSQRDLQNSAEP, encoded by the coding sequence ATGAAACTGTTTGTCACCGGCGCGACCGGGTTTATCGGTTCTCACCTCGTCAACCAAGCTCACGCGGCTGGCCATGAAGTCATAGGGCTCCGAAGGCTACCAACTTCGAAGCCGCGAATCACGCTTGCTAAGCAGCCCACATGGATCGACTCGGCATTGGACGAAGTGCCTGAATCTGCGTTCAGCGGGTGCGATGCCGTTGTCCACCTAGCGGCCCACACGGCAAACGTCCCCTATGACACGCTGGAGAATTGCATCAGGTGGAACGTGCTTGCGCCGTTAACGCTGTTTCGAACAGCAATCTCCGCAGGAATTGACCGGTTTGTCGTAGCCGGTAGTTGCTTCGAGTACGGTCGATCAGGTGAACGCTATGAGTTCATCCCACCGGACGCTCCACTCGAGCCTACCCATAGTTATCCGGCGTCGAAGGCTGCAGCGTCGATCGCATTCAGTCAGTTAGCCATAGAGGAAAACTTGCGACTGTCGATTCACCGGATTTTCCAGGTCTTTGGAGAAGGCGAAGCTGAATCGCGGCTTTGGCCGTCTTTGAAACGAGCAGCGGAAAGCGGCAACGATTTTCCCATGACATCGGGCAATCAGGTTCGCGATTTTGTCTCCGTAACCGAAGTCGCTAAAAAGATCGTTGACAGTGTTGTCCGCGACGACATTGCACCAGGAGAACCTGCTATCGAAAATGTCGGTAGCGGCAACCCCTGTCGGTTGCGTGACTTTGCCGAAGAATGGTGGTCACGCTTTGGTGCGAATGGAAAACTACAGTTTGGTGCCCTACCATCGCGTCCAAATGAAGTTACGAGATACGTGCCAGAATTGTCCCAGCGGGACCTGCAAAACAGTGCAGAGCCATGA
- a CDS encoding dTDP-4-dehydrorhamnose 3,5-epimerase family protein has product MIGKWQPQKFTGVYLLDPFHAGDPRGEFVKTFHIGQVADVGLQFELREEFYSVSHANVIRGMHFQVPPHAHQKIVYCIGGSIVDVLVDLRKNEPTYREAISLELSAAGRQVLWIPIGIAHGFRSLEDNTCVVYKTDHEYAPESDTGIRWDSIGFDWGSEEAIVSDRDRAFATLKEYNSPF; this is encoded by the coding sequence ATGATTGGAAAGTGGCAACCACAAAAGTTTACTGGTGTCTATCTGCTAGATCCGTTTCACGCAGGCGACCCGCGGGGCGAGTTCGTGAAGACATTTCACATCGGCCAGGTCGCGGACGTCGGTTTGCAATTTGAGCTCCGCGAAGAGTTTTACTCCGTTTCACATGCGAATGTGATCCGTGGAATGCATTTCCAAGTTCCGCCGCATGCCCATCAAAAGATTGTCTACTGCATCGGCGGATCGATTGTCGATGTGCTTGTGGATTTAAGGAAGAACGAGCCAACCTACCGGGAAGCGATCAGCTTGGAACTCTCGGCCGCGGGTCGGCAAGTCCTATGGATTCCAATCGGCATTGCGCACGGTTTCAGAAGTTTGGAAGACAACACCTGTGTCGTCTACAAGACCGACCACGAGTATGCCCCCGAATCGGACACAGGTATCCGATGGGACAGCATCGGGTTTGACTGGGGAAGTGAAGAGGCAATCGTTTCGGATCGTGATCGAGCGTTCGCGACATTGAAAGAATACAATTCACCGTTCTAG